From the genome of Methylomonas sp. UP202, one region includes:
- a CDS encoding sialidase family protein — protein MTGGRLDPITAACLLMLGAQAPLANANAVTYQQFVSVQMNVDAGGRNVTGDAAHEPTIAQDPNNPKRLVAGWKQFTTVASGNRQGGWAYSDDGGLSWHFPGVVTPGEQRTNIMVDVDSAGDFYYQNLHYDATGSYAQDVQVLKSTDGGISWGVPIHAYGEGADKGRIGIDRSGTSSDGHVYLVWREGLDDRRFTRSSNGGVSFEAPVAIPESPAFGTIAVGPAGQTYVSGRSEDGELVGAKLIFGKYLLATSLNARDPDALPSFTTQTVDMGGSPVMFQFQNNPNQYGPPGDLQVNVDQSDGPLRGNIYLMSSVDPAGADNQDVKFIRSNDGGLTWSAPVKINDDTPHKDAYQWFAMQGVAPNGRIDAVWYDTRDNLRPALSRLYYSYSWDGGLTWSKNRPVTPVFNTHIAYPLGAQKLGDYTHLVSDALGAHVAYSATYNGEQDVYYLNVYPDCNDNGVSDVSDIELRRTGDTNANHLPDSCENMVVPGDLDADKDVDKQDLNALLALRNRPARGSEDPADLDRNGVINLLDARRQALLCTRAQCAIQ, from the coding sequence ATGACCGGCGGCCGTCTCGATCCGATCACGGCCGCGTGCTTGCTGATGCTGGGCGCGCAAGCGCCGCTGGCAAATGCAAACGCCGTGACTTACCAACAGTTCGTCAGTGTGCAAATGAACGTCGATGCTGGCGGTCGCAATGTTACCGGCGACGCCGCGCACGAGCCGACCATCGCCCAAGACCCGAATAACCCCAAACGATTGGTCGCCGGCTGGAAGCAGTTTACGACGGTCGCGTCAGGCAACCGTCAGGGCGGCTGGGCATACAGCGACGACGGCGGGCTATCCTGGCATTTCCCCGGCGTTGTCACGCCGGGCGAACAGCGCACCAATATCATGGTGGACGTCGATTCGGCCGGCGATTTCTACTATCAAAACCTCCACTACGATGCAACCGGCAGCTACGCTCAAGACGTTCAGGTCCTTAAGTCCACGGACGGCGGCATCAGCTGGGGCGTACCGATCCACGCTTACGGCGAAGGCGCCGATAAAGGCCGGATCGGCATCGATCGCAGCGGCACCTCCAGCGACGGCCACGTCTATCTGGTCTGGCGCGAGGGTCTGGACGACCGCCGTTTTACGCGTTCCAGCAATGGGGGCGTTAGCTTCGAGGCGCCGGTCGCGATTCCGGAGAGTCCGGCGTTCGGCACGATCGCGGTGGGCCCCGCGGGTCAAACCTATGTCAGCGGCCGTAGCGAGGATGGCGAATTGGTCGGCGCCAAATTGATATTCGGCAAGTATCTGTTGGCGACCTCGCTGAACGCCCGCGATCCCGACGCGTTGCCGAGTTTCACGACTCAAACCGTCGATATGGGCGGCTCGCCGGTCATGTTCCAGTTTCAGAACAATCCCAATCAATACGGTCCGCCGGGAGATCTCCAAGTGAATGTCGATCAGTCCGACGGGCCATTACGCGGCAATATTTATTTGATGTCTTCGGTCGATCCGGCCGGCGCCGATAACCAGGATGTCAAATTCATTCGCAGTAATGACGGTGGTCTGACTTGGTCCGCGCCGGTGAAAATCAACGACGACACACCGCACAAGGACGCCTACCAGTGGTTCGCAATGCAAGGCGTGGCGCCGAACGGCCGGATAGACGCGGTCTGGTACGACACCCGCGATAATTTGCGGCCGGCGCTGTCGCGCTTATATTATTCCTACTCCTGGGACGGCGGCCTGACCTGGAGCAAGAATCGGCCGGTGACGCCGGTGTTCAACACCCACATCGCTTATCCGCTGGGAGCGCAAAAACTGGGTGATTACACTCACTTGGTTTCGGACGCATTGGGCGCTCACGTGGCGTATTCGGCGACCTATAACGGCGAACAGGATGTCTATTATTTGAATGTGTATCCGGACTGTAACGATAACGGCGTCTCCGATGTCAGCGACATCGAGCTGCGTCGAACCGGCGACACCAACGCCAACCATCTGCCCGACAGCTGCGAGAACATGGTCGTACCCGGCGACTTGGACGCCGACAAAGATGTGGACAAGCAGGATCTGAATGCCCTACTCGCGTTACGTAACCGACCGGCGCGCGGTAGCGAAGACCCAGCCGATCTGGACCGGAACGGCGTGATCAACCTGCTGGACGCCCGCCGCCAGGCCCTGCTCTGCACCAGAGCGCAATGCGCCATTCAATAA
- a CDS encoding VPLPA-CTERM sorting domain-containing protein, translating to MFKRIEQSVACWYSAAAIAALSAGMPALANATALHANLGGTFTTQYDREALAVLVGGSSSAPGEFLVAYFDTTQSDYTQLSDSYFYLGNTSRTEIPAVNLVHDITPISAVNPSGQAQNRYVKATTPNFAIDSEALTGTGSLGMTGVELFRGNYNGSLVTGDFSLRYSVANRQAAWDDLGQAGTPGGWYLQNNISFSMVLFDLANLSLIIADANNWQLSGDLLMSPENADFLGGARQADVGDFCLGVGSFAGCGQVTAVPVPAAVWLFGTGLIGLSGTGRRGVKR from the coding sequence ATGTTTAAGCGCATCGAGCAGTCAGTAGCGTGCTGGTATAGCGCGGCGGCGATAGCCGCGTTGAGCGCCGGCATGCCGGCCCTGGCCAACGCAACCGCGCTGCACGCCAACTTGGGCGGCACGTTTACGACCCAATACGACAGAGAGGCCTTGGCGGTGCTGGTGGGCGGCAGCTCCAGCGCGCCCGGTGAGTTTCTGGTCGCTTACTTCGACACGACGCAATCCGACTACACCCAGTTAAGCGATTCCTACTTCTATCTCGGCAATACCAGCAGAACCGAAATTCCGGCGGTGAATCTGGTTCACGACATCACGCCGATCAGTGCCGTCAATCCGAGTGGTCAGGCCCAAAATCGCTACGTAAAAGCGACGACGCCCAATTTCGCCATCGATAGCGAAGCTCTGACCGGAACCGGTAGCCTGGGCATGACCGGCGTGGAATTGTTTCGCGGCAACTACAACGGTTCGCTGGTGACTGGCGACTTCAGCTTGCGTTACAGCGTCGCCAACCGGCAAGCCGCTTGGGACGACTTGGGACAGGCCGGAACGCCGGGCGGCTGGTACCTGCAAAACAACATCAGCTTTAGCATGGTGTTGTTTGATTTGGCGAATTTGAGTCTGATAATCGCCGACGCCAATAACTGGCAATTAAGCGGCGACTTGTTGATGAGCCCGGAGAATGCCGATTTTTTAGGCGGTGCCCGCCAAGCCGATGTCGGTGACTTTTGTCTGGGTGTCGGCAGTTTCGCCGGTTGCGGTCAAGTGACCGCCGTGCCGGTGCCGGCGGCGGTTTGGTTGTTCGGCACGGGATTGATTGGCTTGAGCGGCACCGGCCGGCGTGGTGTCAAACGATGA
- a CDS encoding TonB-dependent receptor, producing the protein MKHRPAPSRRYHSDQVATPATGVDKVALLCVVTSLSGAMVWIPVLAEPVGFDYIIPAQSLNDALIEFAAKSNLELVFPVDDLRGLSAPALKGRMSVEQGLRTLLQISRLTFRFLAPRTITLETGERSTNPRRAPVALPPVTVIGKPIAEPADDALYTLDRMQSATLTDTPVRRIPQTVAGVTRDLLDDQQAVTVSEALSNVSGVVARNPLYSPVLEGTLIRGFPSEQLLDGFTQYYNPGDRESTINVASLEVLKGSNALLYVGGSGAPVGGVVNLISKQARPEAFGEFGFRTGSHDYFQPNFDINQPLHSRVWLRMTGEFTDAGNRVDAVETQRYNLNPALTFTDNHRNKLTLRAKLSHWRQTEYQGLPATGTLAGRFRLPPDRFIGPADAPQSRSDSQAIWGEFEHRWDKHWTITLKSRVSRASFDQRVQTLFGDDGFIADRPLSALGASAWGLVNAELYQRQREFSVLGYLTGKFASENSEHTLVIGADRGELDDIGFVGADLANTGLVDLAQPNFGLRYAVPEPAQPNQFIGNLTYGGYLQWQGSFYNRLHLLAGLRRGKVAIDFRNTASGRSTSTDAEKWLPRLGVAVDIGSAWTWFAGYSEGMRGQPFVEFADTPLPELARHVETGLKFDIDGTWRGQLAVYRIDRERVAVPDGSDALLRSTASGGQSAEGTEADLNWRLSEGLDLLANYAYTLARYQDDKAGVPAGNRLPQVPDQAGRLWLNYQLPASLLPGWRIGVGVNLSAGAYLSKDNRFKTSGYHCVDASLGYETSAWKLAATVKNLSGEHYYRPFDYFDGRVAPGADTELYFNIAYRY; encoded by the coding sequence TTGAAACACCGACCCGCACCCAGCCGCCGCTACCACTCAGACCAAGTCGCCACGCCGGCCACAGGCGTCGACAAAGTCGCGTTGCTGTGCGTGGTCACTTCACTGAGCGGCGCGATGGTTTGGATACCGGTATTGGCCGAGCCGGTCGGATTCGACTACATCATACCCGCTCAGTCGTTGAACGACGCGCTGATCGAGTTCGCCGCCAAGTCGAACCTTGAATTGGTATTTCCGGTTGACGACTTGCGCGGCCTGAGCGCTCCCGCACTGAAGGGACGCATGAGCGTGGAACAAGGGCTACGCACCCTATTGCAAATCAGCCGGTTGACATTCCGCTTTCTGGCCCCCCGTACGATCACGCTCGAGACCGGGGAGCGCTCCACCAACCCGCGACGGGCTCCGGTTGCGTTGCCGCCGGTCACGGTCATCGGCAAACCGATTGCCGAACCGGCCGACGATGCCTTGTATACCCTAGACCGAATGCAGAGCGCCACATTGACCGACACGCCGGTGCGACGGATTCCGCAAACAGTCGCCGGCGTTACCCGCGACCTGCTGGACGACCAGCAAGCCGTCACGGTCAGCGAGGCCTTAAGCAACGTCAGCGGCGTGGTGGCGCGCAATCCCTTGTATTCGCCGGTCCTGGAAGGGACGCTCATTCGCGGCTTTCCCTCCGAGCAACTGCTGGACGGCTTTACCCAGTATTACAATCCCGGCGACCGGGAAAGCACGATTAACGTTGCCAGCCTGGAAGTGCTCAAGGGCAGCAACGCCCTGCTCTACGTCGGCGGCTCGGGCGCCCCGGTCGGCGGTGTCGTGAATTTGATTTCCAAGCAAGCTCGGCCCGAGGCTTTCGGCGAATTCGGCTTCCGAACGGGATCTCACGACTACTTTCAACCGAATTTCGATATCAATCAGCCTTTGCATAGCCGGGTTTGGCTGCGGATGACCGGTGAATTTACCGATGCCGGCAACCGCGTCGATGCGGTCGAGACTCAGCGTTACAACTTGAATCCGGCCCTGACCTTCACCGACAACCATCGTAACAAGCTTACCTTGCGCGCGAAATTGTCGCATTGGCGGCAAACCGAGTATCAAGGCTTGCCGGCCACCGGCACCTTAGCCGGCCGGTTTCGGCTCCCACCGGACCGCTTTATCGGCCCGGCCGATGCGCCTCAAAGCCGTTCGGACAGCCAAGCGATTTGGGGCGAGTTCGAGCATCGTTGGGATAAGCACTGGACGATCACGCTGAAAAGCCGGGTGTCTCGGGCCAGTTTCGATCAGCGGGTGCAAACGCTATTCGGCGACGATGGCTTTATAGCCGATCGGCCGCTGAGCGCATTGGGAGCGTCGGCATGGGGGCTGGTTAACGCCGAGCTGTATCAACGCCAACGCGAGTTCAGCGTGCTCGGCTATCTGACCGGAAAGTTCGCCTCGGAAAACAGCGAGCACACCTTGGTCATCGGTGCCGACCGCGGCGAACTCGACGATATTGGCTTCGTCGGCGCCGATTTGGCGAATACCGGTTTGGTGGATCTTGCCCAACCCAACTTCGGGTTAAGGTATGCCGTCCCCGAACCGGCGCAGCCAAACCAGTTTATCGGTAATCTGACCTACGGCGGCTATCTGCAATGGCAGGGCAGTTTTTACAATCGGCTACATTTGCTGGCCGGCTTGCGTAGAGGGAAGGTGGCCATCGATTTTCGAAACACCGCGAGCGGCCGCTCGACCAGCACCGACGCCGAGAAATGGTTGCCCCGGTTGGGCGTCGCCGTCGACATCGGTTCAGCCTGGACCTGGTTTGCCGGTTACAGCGAAGGTATGCGCGGCCAGCCCTTCGTCGAGTTTGCCGATACGCCGTTGCCGGAATTGGCGCGCCACGTTGAGACCGGTTTGAAATTCGATATCGACGGTACTTGGCGCGGCCAACTTGCCGTGTACCGAATCGACCGCGAACGGGTGGCGGTGCCGGATGGGAGCGACGCCTTGCTACGCTCGACCGCCTCCGGCGGTCAAAGCGCCGAGGGCACGGAAGCGGACTTGAATTGGCGGTTATCGGAAGGGCTGGATTTGCTTGCCAATTATGCGTACACGTTGGCGCGCTACCAGGACGATAAAGCCGGCGTTCCGGCCGGTAACCGTTTGCCTCAGGTGCCCGACCAGGCCGGGCGGCTGTGGTTGAATTACCAACTGCCGGCGTCCTTGCTGCCCGGTTGGCGAATCGGGGTTGGCGTGAATTTAAGCGCGGGCGCCTATTTATCCAAGGACAACCGCTTCAAGACCTCCGGCTACCACTGTGTGGACGCCAGTCTGGGGTACGAAACGTCGGCATGGAAATTGGCGGCCACCGTCAAAAACCTTAGCGGCGAACATTATTATCGACCTTTCGATTATTTCGACGGCCGGGTCGCACCCGGCGCGGATACCGAACTGTATTTCAACATCGCGTACCGCTATTAG
- a CDS encoding FecR family protein codes for MSDSSDALPDTSPKQQALNWLVRLRDDQLTDADLEDFAIWLASDPAHADAYNLAEALFHDMVLAGREQPRPSSAAPISSTRPLMRSVAPKPRKHRWRRLQGAAAIAAAWLLATQLILPRQAHWLDALLSDYRTQTGELRDIRLSDGSRLMLNTDSAISVRFDAGLRRIVLHHGQASFSVAPDSTRPFEVAAADVTVRALGTIFDVYKTDAGLTRIEVKEHAVAVSAGRETKLEVAAGQAVELREGRPLAAPAPVRLDQSGAWQQRRLIINDKPLAELVAELERYRYGRIFLSDTELARQRVSGVFALDDPDSALKTLTLALNLKSSRLGPFWTVLHR; via the coding sequence ATGTCCGATTCCTCCGACGCGCTTCCCGATACTTCGCCTAAACAACAAGCCTTGAATTGGCTGGTCAGATTGCGCGACGACCAATTGACCGACGCCGATCTGGAAGACTTCGCGATTTGGTTAGCCAGCGACCCCGCTCACGCCGACGCGTATAACCTAGCGGAAGCGCTTTTCCACGATATGGTTCTAGCGGGACGTGAACAGCCACGACCGAGCAGTGCCGCCCCAATTTCGAGTACACGTCCTTTGATGCGCTCGGTCGCTCCCAAACCTCGCAAACACCGTTGGCGCCGGTTACAAGGCGCCGCGGCCATCGCCGCGGCCTGGTTACTGGCAACGCAGTTGATTCTGCCGCGTCAGGCCCACTGGCTGGACGCGCTGCTTAGCGACTATCGTACCCAAACCGGCGAATTGCGCGATATCCGCTTAAGTGACGGTAGCCGGCTGATGTTGAACACCGACAGCGCGATTTCGGTGCGGTTCGATGCCGGGCTGCGCCGTATTGTATTGCATCACGGTCAGGCCAGTTTCAGCGTGGCTCCGGACAGCACGCGACCGTTCGAAGTAGCGGCCGCCGATGTGACCGTGCGCGCCCTGGGAACGATATTCGACGTCTATAAAACCGACGCCGGCTTGACCCGAATCGAAGTCAAGGAACACGCCGTCGCGGTCAGCGCCGGCCGCGAGACCAAACTCGAAGTCGCGGCCGGTCAGGCCGTCGAACTGCGAGAGGGCCGGCCCTTGGCGGCACCCGCCCCTGTGCGGCTGGATCAATCCGGCGCGTGGCAGCAGCGTCGCCTAATCATCAACGACAAGCCCTTAGCGGAATTGGTTGCCGAATTGGAACGTTATCGTTACGGCAGGATTTTTCTTAGCGATACCGAATTGGCCAGGCAACGCGTCAGCGGCGTGTTTGCCTTGGACGATCCGGATAGCGCGCTGAAAACGCTAACCTTGGCCTTGAATTTGAAATCGTCTCGGCTAGGACCGTTTTGGACGGTTTTACATCGTTAA
- a CDS encoding sigma-70 family RNA polymerase sigma factor: MTVRNLTDSNAYWSDSLAAELLRFLTGRIKCPDIAAELTHDTYLGLRRVVEQQAPENTRAMAFRIAMNLAVDYQRKMMVRDRHTAEEAFDTIAETVACPASSTERVLIGRERLQALHSALVELPLQCRTVFLLHGVEGLTYSQIAERLDISKSLVNKLLAQAMHHCANRLAD; the protein is encoded by the coding sequence ATGACTGTAAGAAACCTAACCGATAGCAATGCGTATTGGAGCGACTCGCTAGCCGCGGAACTGCTGCGATTTTTGACTGGTCGGATCAAGTGTCCGGACATCGCGGCCGAATTGACTCACGATACCTATCTTGGCTTGCGGCGAGTCGTCGAGCAGCAAGCACCGGAGAATACGCGGGCCATGGCATTTAGAATCGCCATGAATCTGGCGGTCGATTATCAGCGTAAAATGATGGTGCGTGACCGTCACACCGCCGAGGAGGCGTTCGACACAATCGCCGAAACCGTCGCTTGTCCCGCCTCCAGTACCGAACGTGTTCTGATCGGGCGCGAGCGTCTGCAAGCGCTTCATAGCGCATTAGTCGAGCTGCCGTTACAATGTCGAACGGTCTTTCTGCTGCATGGTGTCGAAGGCCTCACCTATTCGCAAATCGCCGAGCGCTTGGATATCTCCAAGTCCTTGGTGAACAAACTGTTGGCACAAGCGATGCATCACTGCGCGAACCGTTTGGCCGATTGA
- the hypB gene encoding hydrogenase nickel incorporation protein HypB: MCGVCGCGEGLNHSHDHDHHEHSHTHGHGHGDDHNHDHDHHHSHHPAESPEHAHASGLTPARMVQIEQDILAGNNRYAAENRNYLAERGILALNLVSSPGSGKTTLLTETIERLKSQFAIAVIEGDQQTARDAERIRATGVKALQINTGKGCHLDAHRVGHAFEHLQLERHSLLFIENVGNLVCPAAFDLGEAHKVVILSVTEGEDKPIKYPDMFYAADLMLLNKIDLLPYLDFDSEQCIRYAKQVNPKIKVLAVSAKTGEGMDGWLKWLQAELTLQHIEYA; the protein is encoded by the coding sequence ATGTGCGGCGTCTGCGGCTGCGGCGAGGGCCTAAATCACTCGCATGACCACGATCATCACGAGCATTCTCATACACACGGCCACGGTCACGGAGACGATCACAACCACGACCACGACCATCATCACTCGCATCATCCCGCGGAGAGTCCGGAGCACGCGCACGCCAGCGGCTTAACGCCGGCGCGGATGGTACAGATCGAACAGGATATTCTGGCGGGCAACAACCGCTACGCCGCGGAAAACCGCAACTATTTGGCTGAGCGCGGCATCTTGGCGTTGAATTTGGTATCCAGCCCCGGTTCAGGCAAAACCACGCTGTTGACCGAAACGATAGAACGCCTGAAAAGCCAATTCGCTATCGCGGTCATCGAGGGCGACCAGCAAACCGCGCGAGACGCCGAACGGATACGCGCCACCGGCGTCAAGGCTTTGCAAATCAATACCGGTAAAGGTTGCCATCTCGATGCTCACCGAGTTGGTCACGCTTTCGAGCACCTGCAACTCGAGCGGCACAGTCTGTTGTTCATCGAAAATGTCGGGAATCTGGTTTGCCCGGCGGCCTTCGACCTCGGCGAAGCTCACAAGGTGGTAATTTTGTCGGTGACCGAGGGCGAGGATAAGCCGATTAAGTACCCTGATATGTTTTACGCGGCCGACTTAATGCTATTGAACAAGATCGACCTACTGCCCTACCTGGATTTCGACAGCGAGCAGTGCATACGCTACGCCAAGCAAGTTAATCCGAAAATCAAAGTGTTGGCCGTTTCCGCGAAAACCGGCGAAGGCATGGACGGTTGGTTGAAATGGCTACAGGCCGAATTGACCTTGCAACATATCGAATACGCGTAA
- the hypA gene encoding hydrogenase maturation nickel metallochaperone HypA gives MHEMSLCESILQTLEQQAPIQQYRKVKAVWLEIGALAGVEIEALRFSFDLVVRGSLAEGAGLEIVTVPGMAWCLPCGRTVEVQQLYDECPFCGSHQLQVTDGHQMRIKELEVE, from the coding sequence ATGCATGAAATGTCGCTTTGCGAGAGCATTTTGCAAACCCTTGAACAGCAAGCGCCCATTCAACAGTACCGCAAGGTGAAAGCCGTTTGGCTGGAAATTGGCGCGCTGGCCGGGGTAGAAATCGAAGCCTTGCGATTTAGTTTCGACTTGGTAGTCCGAGGCTCTTTAGCGGAAGGTGCCGGGTTGGAAATAGTGACGGTACCCGGAATGGCTTGGTGTCTGCCCTGCGGCCGAACCGTCGAAGTTCAGCAACTTTACGACGAATGCCCTTTTTGCGGCAGTCATCAATTACAGGTGACCGACGGTCATCAAATGCGCATCAAAGAACTGGAGGTAGAATAA
- a CDS encoding Ni,Fe-hydrogenase I large subunit, which yields MLHGLSARELLHTLPVLFAVCGNAQTYAARQACRAVLDHSETIASESARQILVLAECMRELAWRILLDWPEVLAEKAEKAAMATLLRSDDQLKRILFKDGDAFSLSSTAIASGDVIELLDDLRYTLDKAVFAGSLATVLQIADFEDWKDWWRYCQAPAARLMREIVDFGWADLGRNSVELLPPLPAAKLATEIGEAPSEFCRAPRWQARCWETTVLNRQSASPAIAGLSQHYGNGLLVRIAARLRELAELPIRMSALTQQLDDTSIVPPPFPVADGLALSQVVAARGLLLHRLDLRQGRVYDYRIVAPTEWNFHPDGVVAQGLYRLHGDSETLKRQASLWIAAIDPCVEYRLEWDYDTDAC from the coding sequence ATGTTACACGGCTTGTCGGCGCGGGAGTTGTTGCATACGCTACCAGTGTTGTTTGCGGTGTGCGGCAATGCTCAGACTTATGCGGCCCGACAAGCTTGTCGGGCCGTTTTGGATCACTCAGAGACCATAGCCAGCGAATCGGCCCGCCAAATATTGGTTCTCGCCGAATGCATGCGGGAACTGGCTTGGCGAATTTTGCTGGATTGGCCAGAGGTCTTGGCCGAAAAAGCCGAGAAGGCAGCGATGGCAACCCTGTTGCGGAGCGACGACCAACTGAAGCGCATACTGTTCAAGGACGGCGACGCCTTTAGTTTAAGCAGCACGGCCATCGCAAGTGGAGACGTCATCGAACTACTCGATGATCTGCGATACACGCTGGATAAGGCCGTATTCGCCGGCAGTTTGGCAACTGTTTTGCAAATCGCCGACTTCGAGGACTGGAAAGACTGGTGGCGGTACTGTCAGGCCCCCGCCGCTCGGCTAATGCGCGAGATCGTCGATTTTGGATGGGCGGATTTGGGGCGAAATTCAGTCGAACTTCTACCGCCCTTGCCTGCGGCCAAGCTGGCGACGGAGATCGGTGAAGCGCCATCGGAATTTTGCCGAGCGCCACGGTGGCAAGCCCGTTGCTGGGAAACCACGGTGCTGAACCGGCAATCCGCCAGCCCGGCGATTGCCGGCTTATCTCAACATTACGGCAATGGTTTGCTGGTACGAATCGCAGCCAGATTGCGCGAGCTGGCGGAATTGCCGATTCGAATGTCGGCATTGACTCAACAGTTGGACGATACCAGCATCGTTCCACCGCCTTTCCCGGTGGCCGATGGCTTGGCCTTGAGCCAAGTAGTTGCCGCGCGTGGATTGTTGCTGCATCGATTGGATCTGCGCCAAGGCCGGGTATACGATTACCGGATCGTGGCGCCGACCGAATGGAATTTTCATCCGGACGGCGTCGTCGCCCAGGGACTGTATCGTTTGCACGGCGATAGTGAGACGCTTAAACGTCAAGCCTCACTTTGGATAGCAGCCATCGATCCGTGCGTGGAATATCGATTGGAATGGGATTACGATACCGACGCTTGTTAA
- the hybE gene encoding [NiFe]-hydrogenase assembly chaperone HybE — protein MLTPDGESIRCALTVTFENILASRMRELPIINPLLSVQTSALQRYGNEWLGILITPWSMNLTMLPISCDDWDYVPGAAFERRFPYGNYRFLVSHADGVGPYALCSLFSPMFEFADQAAAQATAESALLALLAGPKPPSLSRRDWLRGAWSENAAS, from the coding sequence ATGCTTACCCCAGACGGAGAATCGATCCGTTGCGCGCTGACCGTAACGTTCGAGAATATACTAGCAAGCCGAATGCGGGAATTACCGATTATAAATCCGCTATTAAGCGTGCAAACCTCGGCATTGCAACGTTACGGCAACGAGTGGCTCGGTATATTGATCACGCCGTGGAGCATGAATTTGACAATGCTGCCGATCAGTTGTGACGACTGGGATTACGTACCGGGCGCTGCGTTCGAACGCCGGTTCCCCTACGGCAATTACCGCTTTTTGGTCAGCCATGCCGACGGCGTTGGCCCTTATGCGTTATGCTCGTTGTTTTCCCCAATGTTCGAATTTGCCGATCAAGCCGCCGCGCAAGCAACCGCCGAATCGGCATTGCTAGCCTTGCTTGCCGGCCCGAAGCCGCCGTCTCTGAGTCGGCGCGACTGGTTGCGTGGCGCATGGTCGGAGAACGCGGCGTCGTGA
- a CDS encoding rubredoxin — protein MNASFFGGAYGGDCGTLPADARLECKICWHVYDPADGDPESQTPPGTAFADLPAHWTCPQCDSPKQGFLLLAE, from the coding sequence GTGAACGCCTCATTTTTCGGTGGAGCCTACGGCGGCGATTGCGGCACCCTGCCCGCCGACGCCCGACTGGAATGCAAAATCTGCTGGCACGTTTACGATCCTGCCGACGGCGATCCGGAGTCGCAAACGCCTCCCGGCACGGCCTTTGCCGATTTGCCGGCACATTGGACCTGCCCCCAATGCGACAGTCCTAAGCAAGGGTTTCTATTACTGGCCGAATAA
- a CDS encoding hydrogenase expression/formation protein: MTTDTLPIFGRGSQPSEPDGAEFDYLSMPNEMLTYAMPRISTSLNSPALSAARQLSIQLQANLDNFPAAGNTIDLLSLDDENRQFIDELLGEGEVAVLIDGGANGRVQESILAGVWRLQHRDSLGGLVKDSLEVGAFPPSVAETAFAGAAPSLDVNMAALPEGVMNAPPLIAELNAHIASYQSGHDAHVINLSLLPQTEQDLVFLDQSLGRGKVTILSRGYGNCRITATATTYVWWVQYYNSQDTLILNTLEICDIPSVAQASAEDIADSSQRLREIVGAYS; encoded by the coding sequence ATGACCACAGACACTCTCCCTATTTTCGGTCGCGGCAGTCAACCGTCAGAACCGGACGGCGCTGAATTCGACTATTTGTCCATGCCGAATGAGATGCTGACGTATGCAATGCCGCGGATTTCAACCAGCCTCAATTCGCCAGCTCTCTCAGCGGCGCGACAACTCTCCATACAACTTCAAGCGAACTTGGACAACTTTCCGGCTGCCGGAAACACCATCGATTTACTGAGCTTGGATGACGAAAATCGCCAATTCATCGACGAACTGCTTGGTGAGGGCGAGGTCGCGGTGTTGATTGACGGAGGCGCCAACGGCCGGGTGCAGGAATCGATATTGGCCGGCGTTTGGCGCTTACAGCATCGCGACTCACTTGGCGGACTGGTCAAGGATAGTCTCGAAGTTGGCGCATTCCCACCATCGGTGGCGGAAACGGCTTTCGCCGGCGCGGCTCCATCGCTCGATGTAAACATGGCCGCTTTGCCGGAAGGCGTCATGAACGCGCCGCCATTGATCGCCGAACTCAACGCTCACATCGCGAGCTACCAATCCGGCCATGACGCTCATGTAATCAACCTGAGTTTGCTGCCGCAAACCGAACAGGATCTGGTCTTTCTTGACCAAAGTCTCGGCCGCGGTAAAGTAACGATACTGTCGCGCGGCTACGGCAATTGTCGAATAACCGCTACTGCTACGACTTACGTTTGGTGGGTGCAATACTACAATTCGCAAGATACTCTGATACTCAATACCTTGGAAATTTGCGACATTCCTAGCGTGGCCCAAGCCTCAGCCGAAGATATTGCCGATAGCAGTCAACGCTTGCGGGAAATCGTCGGAGCATATTCGTGA